GCACGGCTCTGGCGGAACCGGCCTGGCTCCGGGTTCATGGAGGCACCTGTCCGAGACAAGAGCTGGGGGTGGCAGATGTCCTGGGGTACATTGACCCCAAGCTTCTGGACGGTGAGGACCAGCCCAAGCCCATGATGACCTACAGCAGAGATGAATGTGGTAGCTCACCTGTAATGCTTTGTGATGTCTCTGTGTCCCCCAGATTACTGCGTGAACCCACAGaccatcctgctgctgaggGTGATCGCTGCTTTCTGTTTCCTGGGCATCCTGTGCAGCCTGACTGCTTTCCTCTTGGATGTGTTTGGCCCCAAGCATCCAGCACTAAAGATCACACGCAGATATGCATTTGCACATATTCTCACAGGTAATCGTCATCTGTCATGCTCTTTTCAttataaagaaaaagaaaatctgtcatttttGGGCACctaattgttttttctttgtctcaacAGTGTTGCAGTGTGCCACAGTCATAGGCTTCTGCTACTGGGCCTCAGAGCTCATcttgtcactgcagcagcagcacaaaaagtACCATGGCTCCCTCATATACGTCACTTTCGCCATCAGCTTCTACCTGGTGGCAGGAGCCGGCGGAGCCTCTATCCTCGCCACGGCTGCAAACCTCCTGCGCCATTATCCcaccgaggaggaggagcaggctTTGGAGCTGCTCTCAGAGATGGAGGACAGCAGTGAAACTTTTCCTGCTGATTATGACATTGCCAATCAGTTTCAGCCACCGCCTGCCTACACGCCCTAATGCCGCCAGACTGGCCTTGTTAACACATGCTTCTCTCTCAGCACGGCTATTGGCTTGATGAGCAGACCCCACTCTTTATCAAATGGATATCTTCGCAAATACTCTCCATAATGAACACGGTGTGCACAGTTAGTGCACAAACCTTTACTGACAGTGCTTGGGTGCATGAAAGCTTTCTTAAGTGGTGGCCGAAATTTAGGAGATGATTCTTACTTTCCCCACTGAAGTTGTTAGTGGTCTGCATGTAAATGGCTTTTAGGATTTGGTTCTTACATGTGAAGCAAACTAAACTGCAAGGAGGGCTCAACATGGCTCATCACAAGTAATTGATGAGACAGCCACAGCCTGATCAGTGCCAATTATTGAAGCTTGGCTGTCG
The DNA window shown above is from Chelmon rostratus isolate fCheRos1 chromosome 5, fCheRos1.pri, whole genome shotgun sequence and carries:
- the tmem127 gene encoding transmembrane protein 127 codes for the protein MTMYAPPGSTVPGGRRRRGGTSLPKQPERSLVSALPGALSITALCTALAEPAWLRVHGGTCPRQELGVADVLGYIDPKLLDDYCVNPQTILLLRVIAAFCFLGILCSLTAFLLDVFGPKHPALKITRRYAFAHILTVLQCATVIGFCYWASELILSLQQQHKKYHGSLIYVTFAISFYLVAGAGGASILATAANLLRHYPTEEEEQALELLSEMEDSSETFPADYDIANQFQPPPAYTP